A window of the Electrophorus electricus isolate fEleEle1 chromosome 11, fEleEle1.pri, whole genome shotgun sequence genome harbors these coding sequences:
- the kif15 gene encoding kinesin-like protein KIF15-A: MDNRGKAGSGDTTLPLHSNSDGDAIKVYVRVRPLTQGTGLTTDGDRSLCLAVTSPHTLRLHSKPEPRTFTYDHVADMDTSQESVFSSVAKNIVESCMNGYNGTIFAYGQTGSGKTFTMLGPNEMSDFSDELRGVIPRSFEYLFFLINREVERSAGAKSFLCKCSFIEIYNEQIYDLLDSASASLFLREDIKKGVFVEGAVEKYAASAAEAYQVLSMGWRNRRVASTSMNRESSRSHAVFTMCLESKEAGQEVVNIRTSQLNLVDLAGSERQRDTHADGSRLKEASSINRSLMCLGQVIMALMDVCNGKSRHICYRDSKLTFLLRDSLGGNAKTYIIANVHPGSKCFGETLSTLQFAQRAKLIKNKAMINEDTQGNVRQLQAELKKLKEQLANALSVQQNVNELAPGGPHIHTAPDTEPPYRTRFLQAVRLWKKHKAENKTLQQKLSQLKEAWAQKEKFIHSNRMILRFRDDRIAQLKQELEAGRPAQTRQQQDETLITQLLQEIAQLRDQVEHHPRVMWYAAENCSLRDEVRALRASEAVKSAQEASAQATAELEQALQELLQMEENMELAVAPTTYSTPVTMETLSSVSIERLKAQLLQKQSELTAMAQAYNEYKQVNKKRLLELESEKRYLEKSNKHLENILEATKAHTKQEVCQLNKIHAETIKILTTPTKTYNPRSRLVPLSSPEHLNGNAGEHEMEDIQSEQPPPEMSELAFEALTEELKQMQEQVSHLKGQLDEEEVKNRKLLQQISKLEEQVSTATEQSTRREQDFSSERRCLLEEQQSLLERVGTLEQQLTEERALAEVLRSEVRDLRLVLQSSDKELGEVRTKLEQRCAEERENVQLSSTLISTQLQLDTVRLEWEQLQEQHRFLQDAYDTLQAEFKFEADQYHQQLQEKSRENNEQQAQITELQNSLQAERELIVTLRSQLKADRESNSKELLQSMEENVLLKKQIVDLATENQHQAETIRVLEQSVSSANASVSSVEQKMEQDKDVVLDLMKQTRDLRSELSQKEQSLLLLSADLQDITDKYTTVCSEREEAKKLTSHMQTELQELREASDRHVASDRIELELLQEDLAYTTEEVECLSKALEERTAELQRAQVLLAEKDTTVHTLQEQLRQQEEQMNLRTESADCESATPKANPQTPCTPRSFGAELSQVLESQERELESRRSSMMTMEVLLSELNAERVAKNEEIQRLKAQLNEKESMHLGIQALLEQFYSAQNQQSQSSNATEILKEVVQQSVLRELREERSAKNALVQQLAETQKAFQQKDMTLAQSQTCVQELTTELRNRCLELRELHLKDQEQEMLTQEVEVLRKQVDHLAEENGKLLGHQNHKQKIEYMVRLKKELTKLQEENEKLRHKSTS; encoded by the exons ATGGATAACAGAGGAAAAG CGGGATCTGGAGACACCACATTGCCTCTTCACTCCAACAG CGATGGAGATGCTATCAAGGTGTACGTTCGTGTTCGACCTTTGACCCAGGGCACAGGGTTAACAACAGATGGAGACCGGAGTCTGTGCCTTGCAGTGACCTCTCCTCACACTTTGCGCCTGCACTCTAAGCCAGAGCCACGAACCTTCACCTATGATCACGTGGCTGACATGGACACCTCTCAG gaaTCAGTGTTTTCGAGCGTAGCAAAAAACATTGTGGAGTCATGCATGAACGGTTATAACGGCACCATATTTGCGTA TGGACAGACCGGCTCAGGAAAAACCTTTACCATGCTCG GTCCAAATGAGATGAGTGATTTCTCTGATGAACTGCGTGGTGTCATTCCTCGTAGCTTTGAGTATCTGTTCTTTCTCATCAACAGAGAAgtggagagg tCTGCAGGGGCCAAGAGCTTCTTGTGCAAGTGCTCCTTTATAGAAATCTACAACGAGCAGATCTATGACCTGCTGGACAGCGCCTCGGCCAGCCTGTTCCTGCGTGAGGACATTAAGAAGGGAGTGTTCGTGGAAGGAGCTGTGGAGAAGTATGCTGCTTCTGCCGCCGAGGCCTACCAG gtgCTGTCTATGGGTTGGCGTAACCGGCGCGTGGCATCAACGTCAATGAACCGCGAGTCATCTCGCTCTCACGCCGTGTTCACCATGTGTCTCGAGTCCAAGGAGGCCGGGCAGGAAGTGGTCAACATCAGAACATCCCAGCTGAACCTGGTGGATCTGGCAGGgtctgagagacagagggacacgCATGCAGATGGGTCACGTCTAAAg GAGGCAAGCAGCATCAACCGCTCTCTGATGTGCCTGGGTCAGGTGATCATGGCCCTGATGGATGTGTGCAACGGGAAGAGCCGTCATATCTGCTACAGAGACTCCAAACTCACCTTCCTGCTCAGG GACTCTCTGGGAGGTAACGCTAAGACGTACATCATAGCTAACGTGCACCCTGGCTCGAAGTGCTTTGGCGAGACCCTCTCCACATTGCAGTTTGCCCAGAGAGCCAAACTCATCAAGAACAAG GCTATGATAAACGAGGACACCCAGGGCAACGTCAGACAGCTGCAGGCTGAGCTCAAGAAACTAAAGGAGCAGCTGGCTAATGCACTCTCTGTCcagcaaaatgtaaatgaattagCACCTGGGGggcctcacatacacacag CTCCTGACACTGAGCCTCCGTACAGAACCCGTTTCCTCCAGGCGGTACGACTCTGGAAAAAGCACAAGGCTGAGAACAAG ACCTTGCAACAGAAGCTGTCCCAGCTGAAGGAGGCCTGGGCACAGAAGGAGAAGTTCATCCACTCCAACCGCATGATCCTTAGGTTCCGTGACGACCGCATCGCCCAGCtgaagcaggagctggaggcgGGCAGACCGGCCCAGACGAGGCAGCAGCAGGATGAGACGCTAATCACGCAGCTACTGCAGGAGATCGCCCAGCTCCGGGATCAG GTGGAGCACCACCCACGCGTGATGTGGTACGCAGCTGAGAACTGCAGCCTGCGGGACGAGGTCCGAGCTTTGCGGGCTTCCGAGGCGGTGAAGAGCGCTCAGGAGGCCTCTGCACAGGCTACGGCCGAGCTGGAGCAGGCCCTGCAGGAGCTCCTGCAGATGGAGGAGAACATGGAGCTGGCAGTGG CTCCGACCACATACTCCACCCCGGTCACCATGGAGACCTTGTCCTCAGTTTCTATAGAGAGGCTGAAGGCGCAGTTGCTGCAGAAACAGTCTGAGCTCACTGCCATGGCACAGGCATACAACGAGTACAAGCAGGTCAACAA GAAGCGACTGCTTGAGTTGGAGTCAGAGAAGCGATACCTAGAGAAATCAAACAAGCACCTGGAGAATATTCTGGAAGCTACTAAAGCTCACACCAAGCAAGAAGTGTGTCAGCTCAATAAGATTCACGCTGAAACCATTAAG ATCCTAACGACCCCGACAAAAACGTATAACCCACGGAGTCGCTTGGTACCGCTGTCCAGCCCAGAGCACCTGAACGGCAACGCAGGGGAGCACGAAATGGAGGATATCCAGAGTGAACAGCCCCCGCCTGAAATGAGTGAGCTGGCCTTTGAGGCCCTTACTGAAGAACTGAAGCAAATGCAG GAACAGGTCAGTCACCTGAAAGGCCAATTGGATGAGGAGGAAGTTAAGAACAGGAAACTGCTTCAGCAAATCAGCAAGCTGGAAGAGCAGGTCTCTACAGCAACTGAGCAGTCTACTCGcagagagcag GATTTTAGTTCAGAGCGGAGGTGTCTACTGGAGGAGCAGCAAAGTCTGCTGGAGAGAGTCGGCACTCTAGAGCAACAGCTCACTGAGGAGAGGGCATTGGCAGAGG TGCTGCGCAGCGAGGTGCGTGACCTGCGTTTGGTCCTGCAGTCGTCGGATAAGGAATTGGGGGAGGTCCGTACTAAGCTGGAGCAGCGGTGTGCCGAGGAGAGGGAGAACGTGCAGCTCTCGAGCACTTTGATCAGCACCCAGCTACAGCTGGACACGGTCAG GTTGGAGTGGGAACAGCTCCAGGAGCAGCACAGGTTCCTGCAGGATGCGTATGACACGCTGCAGGCCGAATTCAAGTTTGAGGCAGATCAGTaccaccagcagctgcaggagaaaagcagagagaaCAACGAACAGCAGGCCCAAATCACC GAACTGCAAAATTCCCttcaggcagagagagaactgaTCGTCACTCTGAGGTCCCAGCTGAAGGCAGACCGAGAGAGCAACTCAAA AGAGCTGCTGCAGTCCATGGAGGAGAATGTCCTTTTGAAGAAGCAGATTGTGGATCTTGCTACTGAAAACCAacatcag GCCGAGACCATCCGAGTTCTTGAGCAGAGTGTGAGCAGCGCCAACGCTTCAGTCTCCAGCGTTGAGCAGAAAATGGAACAGGACAAA GATGTGGTATTGGATCTGATGAAACAGACTCGAGATTTACGTTCTGAGCTGAGTCAGAAGGAGCAGAGTCTCTTGCTGTTGTCTGCTGACCTCCAAGACATCACA gaCAAGTacaccacagtgtgttcagagCGGGAGGAGGCAAAGAAGCTGACCTCCCATATGCAGACAGAACTCCAGGAGCTGAGGGAAGCTTCTGACAGACACGTGGCCTCGGACCGCATTGAG TTGGAGCTACTGCAAGAGGATCTGGCCTACACCACTGAGGAGGTGGAGTGTCTCAGTAAAGCTCTGGAGGAGAGGACTGCAGAGCTGCAGAGAGCTCAGGTCCTCCTCGCGGAGAAAGACACAACCGTCCACACGCTGCAGGAGCAG CTGAGACAACAGGAGGAGCAGATGAATTTAAGGACTGAAAGTGCTGACTGTGAATCTGCTACACCCAAAGCAAACCCACAG ACCCCTTGCACCCCCCGCAGCTTTGGAGCCGAGCTGTCCCAGGTGCTGGAGAGCCAGGAGAGGGAGCTAGAGAGCAGACGATCCTCCATGATGACGATGGAGGTGCTGCTGTCGGAGCTCAATGCTGAACGCGTCGCCAAGAACGAGGAGATCCAGAGACTCAAG GCTCAGCTAAATGAGAAGGAAAGTATGCACTTGGGGATCCAGGCTCTACTGGAGCAATTTTACAGTGCACAGAACCAGCAGTCTCAGAGCAGCAATGCCACAGA AATTCTGAAGGAAGTTGTGCAGCAGTCTGTCCTTCGAGAGTTACGGGAAGAGAGGAGTGCAAAG aaTGCTCTAGTGCAGCAGCTTGCTGAAACTCAGAAGGC CTTTCAGCAAAAGGACATGACGCTGGCCCAGTCTCAGACCTGCGTGCAGGAGCTGACTACCGAGCTGAGGAACCGCTGCCTGGAGCTACGTGAACTCCACCTCAAAGATCAAGAGCAGGAGATGCTCACACAG GAAGTGGAGGTGTTGAGGAAGCAGGTGGATCACCTGGCAGAGGAGAATGGCAAGCTTCTCGGCCACCAGAACCACAAGCAGAAGATCGAGTACATGGTGCGGCTGAAGAAGGAGCTAACAAAACTGCAGGAG GAGAATGAAAAGCTACGTCACAAGAGCACGTCGTAA